One Oncorhynchus kisutch isolate 150728-3 linkage group LG11, Okis_V2, whole genome shotgun sequence genomic region harbors:
- the LOC109899062 gene encoding proto-oncogene tyrosine-protein kinase receptor Ret-like isoform X1, which translates to MGPTCGLSLGNIVLVLLLLCEGSVGLYFPQNQYKETVYVGQYAGTPVLQVHAMVESDSQQPHFYLWWNTLLKPPTYAPWFHLDETTGILSMNKTLEWSDFDSRYKLWILPLTVKAATRPVKSFLHGLPTVRVSLTFINDTVPPCGQTRPELENLCFPDKDLNSRIKENRFPGAIRQLRQLTRLNVCPNYTISYSVESDVPAPFAINDNTTELIVTAPLDREERETYSPVLVCTVQTDTMIDKFFVTLHINIYDEDDNAPYVNETDTEDVVLEFDRMEGSSFGNLFVYDRDTTPRYPINQSQNRFVGYMMTNDSWINEMFTIEHSFKEEKAIFGNVRGTVHEFWLALKKHLSVTENRTLQLDYLVNDTTYPGPEGTVMLHYNITILPVPIRFTNVTYLFTTTRRANVFAQVGRICVDNCLKFRGINVIYRLAVTDKTDKNVSGDIQSCFTAISIAQSLKDMAGVLYVNDTEALRRSECQDLQYVVIAQEQQNQLQASTQILIVLDSNIDKQDTENHWFLSCAEGRQRGDCENIRGLGATTGRCQWRQGSEKGISESYSTCSPDLRTCPDGFCDAVESKDASICPQDCTIEPIIGGHEKGIMSGIRAGYGTCYCYSEKCFCEKDDIEEAMCDDVCKTIIATAVLLSFIVSILLSSYFIHRYHKNSPKPPIASAEMTFRRPAQSYPISYSANNVRRGSLDSMENQVAIDTFKIPEDPKWEFPRKNLVLGKTLGEGEFGKVVKATAFRLKGKAGYTTVAVKMLKDHASHSELRDLLSEFTLLKQVNHPHVIKMFGACSQDGPMYLIVEYAKFGSLRNFLRESRKVGPSYMSGNDANRNSSYLENPDERALTMGDLISFAWQISRGMQYLAEMKLVHRDLAARNVLVAEGRKMKISDFGLSRDVYEEDSYVKRSKGRIPVKWMAIESLFDHIYTTQSDVWSFGVLLWEIVTLGGNPYPGIAPERLFNLLKTGYRMEKPENCTEEMYNLMLRCWKQESDKRPIFADISKELEKMMVKNRDYLDLAASTPADALLYDDALSEEDTPLVDCNNAPLPRTIPSTWIENKLYGMSYPNWPEKSPVLLNRLDATNPVFTRYANDSVYANWMALPSPAKIVDNLDS; encoded by the exons ATGGGGCCAACGTGTGGTTTATCTCTGGGAAACATCGTTCTGGTCCTCCTGCTGTTGTGTGAAG GGTCAGTTGGGCTCTACTTCCCCCAGAATCAATACAAGGAGACTGTGTATGTTGGGCAGTATGCAGGCACACCCGTGCTCCAGGTTCACGCCATGGTGGAGAGCGACTCTCAACAACCCCACTTCTACCTGTGGTGGAACACCCTCCTGAAGCCTCCAACCTATGCCCCATGGTTCCACCTAGATGAGACCACAGGGATACTCTCCATGAATAAGACCCTGGAGTGGAGTGACTTTGACTCTCGAT ATAAGCTTTGGATACTGCCGCTGACTGTCAAGGCGGCGACCAGACCCGTGAAGAGTTTCCTCCATGGCCTCCCTACCGTACGGGTCAGCCTGACCTTCATCAATGACACAGTGCCACCGTGtggccagaccagaccagagctggAGAATCTGTGTTTCCCTGACAAGGACCTGAACTCCCGCATTAAGGAGAACAGGTTCCCCGGGGCCATCCGCCAGCTCAGACAGCTCACCAGGTTAAATGTCTGCCCCAACTACACCATCTCCTACAGTGTGGAATCAG ATGTTCCAGCCCCATTTGCTATAAATGACAACACCACTGAGTTGATAGTGACCGCTCCTTTGGAccgcgaggagagagagacgtaCAGTCCCGTGCTGGTCTGCACAGTGCAGACTGACACAATGATAGACAAGTTCTTTGTTACACTACATATCAACATCTACGACGAAGACGACAATGCACCTTATGTCAATGAAACAGACACAGAGGATGTGGTGCTTGAGTTTGATCGCATGGAG gGAAGTTCTTTTGGCAATTTATTTGTCTATGATAGAGACACAACACCCAGGTATCCCATAAACCAGAGTCAGAACAGATTTGTCGGATATATGATGACCAATGACTCATGGATAAATGAAATGTTCACCATAGAACACTCTTTCAAAGAAGAGAAGGCCATTTTTGGCAACGTCCGAGGCACTGTTCATGAGTTCT GGCTTGCACTAAAGAAGCATTTGTCTGTAACCGAGAATAGGACCCTCCAGCTGGATTACCTGGTCAATGACACCACATACCCCGGTCCAGAGGGAACTGTGATGCTGCACTACAATATCACCATCTTACCTGTCCCCATCCGCTTCACCAATGTGACATATCTCTTCACCACAACACGTAGAGCTAACGTCTTTGCCCAG GTTGGTAGAATCTGTGTGGACAACTGCCTGAAGTTCCGGGGCATCAATGTCATATACCGGCTAGCGgtaacagacaagacagacaaaaaTGTGTCCGGCGACATACAGTCATGCTTCACGGCGATTAGCATCGCACAGAGCCTCAAGGACATGGCGGGGGTGCTGTATGTGAACGACACAGAGGCTCTCCGCAGGTCAGAGTGCCAGGACCTGCAGTACGTGGTCATTGCTCAAGAGCAGCAGAATCAGCTGCAGGCTAGCACTCAGATCCTCATTGTGCTCGATAGCAATA TTGATAAACAGGATACAGAGAACCATTGGTTCCTCTCCTGTGCAGAGGGGCGACAGCGTGGGGACTGTGAGAACATCAGAGGCCTAGGGGCTACCACAGGGAGGTGCCAATGGAGACAGGGCTCTGAAAAAG GAATATCAGAAAGCTATTCCACCTGCTCCCCTGACCTCCGCACGTGCCCTGATGGCTTTTGTGATGCAGTCGAAAGCAAGGACGCGTCAATATGTCCTCAGGATTGCACAA tTGAACCCATTATCGGAGGTCATGAGAAGGGCATCATGTCTGGCATTAGAGCTGGCTATGGAacctgctactgctactctgaAAAATGCTTCTGTGAGAAGGATGATATAGAGG AGGCCATGTGTGACGACGTCTGCAAAACCATCATTGCCACCGCGGTGCTGCTCTCCTTCATCGTCTCCATCCTCCTGTCCTCCTACTTCATCCATCGCTACCACAAGAACTCCCCCAAGCCCCCCATCGCCTCGGCTGAAATGACCTTCCGGCGGCCCGCACAGTCCTACCCCATCAGCTACTCTGCTAACAATGTGCGCCGTGGCTCGTTGGACTCTATGGAGAACCAAGTGGCCATTGACACCTTCAAAATACCT GAGGATCCCAAATGGGAATTTCCACGCAAAAACCTGGTGCTTGGTAAAACCTTAGGAGAAGGGGAATTTGGGAAGGTTGTCAAGGCGACTGCATTCCGGCTGAAAGGAAAGGCTGGCTACACCACAGTAGCTGTGAAAATGCTTAAAG ACCATGCCTCACACAGTGAACTGCGTGACCTCCTGTCCGAATTCACCTTACTGAAGCAAGTCAACCATCCACACGTCATCAAGATGTTCGGAGCTTGCAGCCAGGATG GTCCAATGTACCTGATTGTAGAATATGCCAAATTTGGGTCACTGCGCAACTTCCTGCGTGAGAGCCGAAAGGTAGGACCCAGCTACATGTCGGGCAACGATGCCAACCGCAACTCGAGCTACCTGGAGAACCCAGATGAGAGGGCACTCACCATGGGCGACCTGATCTCCTTCGCCTGGCAGATCTCCAGGGGTATGCAGTACCTGGCTGAAATGAAG CTTGTTCACAGGGACCTCGCTGCAAGAAATGTCCTAGTTGCAGAGGGGCGTAAGATGAAGATTTCAGACTTTGGTTTGTCCCGGGACGTGTATGAGGAAGACTCTTATGTGAAGAGGAGCAAG GGTCGAATCCCAGTGAAATGGATGGCAATAGAGTCCTTGTTTGATCACATTTACACAACACAAAGTGATGT CTGGTCCTTTGGTGTGCTGTTGTGGGAGATTGTGACACTGGGCGGAAACCCGTACCCAGGCATCGCCCCTGAACGCCTCTTTAACCTCCTCAAGACTGGCTACAGGATGGAGAAACCAGAGAACTGCACGGAAGAAAT GTATAATCTGATGCTTCGATGCTGGAAACAGGAGTCAGACAAAAGGCCCATATTCGCAGACATCAGTAAAGAACTGGAGAAGATGATGGTGAAAAACCGG GATTACCTGGACCTGGCGGCATCCACGCCAGCCGATGCCCTGCTGTACGACGACGCCCTCTCCGAAGAGGACACACCCCTAGTGGATTGTAATAACGCCCCTCTCCCACGAACCATTCCCTCCACATGGATTGAAAACAAGCTTTATG GCATGTCATACCCGAACTGGCCTGAGAAGAGCCCGGTACTGCTCAACAGACTTGATGCCACTAACCCAGTCTTTACAAGATATGCCAATGATAGTGTTTATGCAAACTGGATGGCTTTGCCTTCACCCGCAAAAATTGTGGACAACCTTGATAGTTAA
- the LOC109899062 gene encoding proto-oncogene tyrosine-protein kinase receptor Ret-like isoform X2 yields MGPTCGLSLGNIVLVLLLLCEGSVGLYFPQNQYKETVYVGQYAGTPVLQVHAMVESDSQQPHFYLWWNTLLKPPTYAPWFHLDETTGILSMNKTLEWSDFDSRYKLWILPLTVKAATRPVKSFLHGLPTVRVSLTFINDTVPPCGQTRPELENLCFPDKDLNSRIKENRFPGAIRQLRQLTRLNVCPNYTISYSVESDVPAPFAINDNTTELIVTAPLDREERETYSPVLVCTVQTDTMIDKFFVTLHINIYDEDDNAPYVNETDTEDVVLEFDRMEGSSFGNLFVYDRDTTPRYPINQSQNRFVGYMMTNDSWINEMFTIEHSFKEEKAIFGNVRGTVHEFWLALKKHLSVTENRTLQLDYLVNDTTYPGPEGTVMLHYNITILPVPIRFTNVTYLFTTTRRANVFAQVGRICVDNCLKFRGINVIYRLAVTDKTDKNVSGDIQSCFTAISIAQSLKDMAGVLYVNDTEALRRSECQDLQYVVIAQEQQNQLQASTQILIVLDSNIDKQDTENHWFLSCAEGRQRGDCENIRGLGATTGRCQWRQGSEKGISESYSTCSPDLRTCPDGFCDAVESKDASICPQDCTIEPIIGGHEKGIMSGIRAGYGTCYCYSEKCFCEKDDIEEAMCDDVCKTIIATAVLLSFIVSILLSSYFIHRYHKNSPKPPIASAEMTFRRPAQSYPISYSANNVRRGSLDSMENQVAIDTFKIPEDPKWEFPRKNLVLGKTLGEGEFGKVVKATAFRLKGKAGYTTVAVKMLKDHASHSELRDLLSEFTLLKQVNHPHVIKMFGACSQDGPMYLIVEYAKFGSLRNFLRESRKVGPSYMSGNDANRNSSYLENPDERALTMGDLISFAWQISRGMQYLAEMKLVHRDLAARNVLVAEGRKMKISDFGLSRDVYEEDSYVKRSKGRIPVKWMAIESLFDHIYTTQSDVWSFGVLLWEIVTLGGNPYPGIAPERLFNLLKTGYRMEKPENCTEEMYNLMLRCWKQESDKRPIFADISKELEKMMVKNRDYLDLAASTPADALLYDDALSEEDTPLVDCNNAPLPRTIPSTWIENKLYGRISHAFTRF; encoded by the exons ATGGGGCCAACGTGTGGTTTATCTCTGGGAAACATCGTTCTGGTCCTCCTGCTGTTGTGTGAAG GGTCAGTTGGGCTCTACTTCCCCCAGAATCAATACAAGGAGACTGTGTATGTTGGGCAGTATGCAGGCACACCCGTGCTCCAGGTTCACGCCATGGTGGAGAGCGACTCTCAACAACCCCACTTCTACCTGTGGTGGAACACCCTCCTGAAGCCTCCAACCTATGCCCCATGGTTCCACCTAGATGAGACCACAGGGATACTCTCCATGAATAAGACCCTGGAGTGGAGTGACTTTGACTCTCGAT ATAAGCTTTGGATACTGCCGCTGACTGTCAAGGCGGCGACCAGACCCGTGAAGAGTTTCCTCCATGGCCTCCCTACCGTACGGGTCAGCCTGACCTTCATCAATGACACAGTGCCACCGTGtggccagaccagaccagagctggAGAATCTGTGTTTCCCTGACAAGGACCTGAACTCCCGCATTAAGGAGAACAGGTTCCCCGGGGCCATCCGCCAGCTCAGACAGCTCACCAGGTTAAATGTCTGCCCCAACTACACCATCTCCTACAGTGTGGAATCAG ATGTTCCAGCCCCATTTGCTATAAATGACAACACCACTGAGTTGATAGTGACCGCTCCTTTGGAccgcgaggagagagagacgtaCAGTCCCGTGCTGGTCTGCACAGTGCAGACTGACACAATGATAGACAAGTTCTTTGTTACACTACATATCAACATCTACGACGAAGACGACAATGCACCTTATGTCAATGAAACAGACACAGAGGATGTGGTGCTTGAGTTTGATCGCATGGAG gGAAGTTCTTTTGGCAATTTATTTGTCTATGATAGAGACACAACACCCAGGTATCCCATAAACCAGAGTCAGAACAGATTTGTCGGATATATGATGACCAATGACTCATGGATAAATGAAATGTTCACCATAGAACACTCTTTCAAAGAAGAGAAGGCCATTTTTGGCAACGTCCGAGGCACTGTTCATGAGTTCT GGCTTGCACTAAAGAAGCATTTGTCTGTAACCGAGAATAGGACCCTCCAGCTGGATTACCTGGTCAATGACACCACATACCCCGGTCCAGAGGGAACTGTGATGCTGCACTACAATATCACCATCTTACCTGTCCCCATCCGCTTCACCAATGTGACATATCTCTTCACCACAACACGTAGAGCTAACGTCTTTGCCCAG GTTGGTAGAATCTGTGTGGACAACTGCCTGAAGTTCCGGGGCATCAATGTCATATACCGGCTAGCGgtaacagacaagacagacaaaaaTGTGTCCGGCGACATACAGTCATGCTTCACGGCGATTAGCATCGCACAGAGCCTCAAGGACATGGCGGGGGTGCTGTATGTGAACGACACAGAGGCTCTCCGCAGGTCAGAGTGCCAGGACCTGCAGTACGTGGTCATTGCTCAAGAGCAGCAGAATCAGCTGCAGGCTAGCACTCAGATCCTCATTGTGCTCGATAGCAATA TTGATAAACAGGATACAGAGAACCATTGGTTCCTCTCCTGTGCAGAGGGGCGACAGCGTGGGGACTGTGAGAACATCAGAGGCCTAGGGGCTACCACAGGGAGGTGCCAATGGAGACAGGGCTCTGAAAAAG GAATATCAGAAAGCTATTCCACCTGCTCCCCTGACCTCCGCACGTGCCCTGATGGCTTTTGTGATGCAGTCGAAAGCAAGGACGCGTCAATATGTCCTCAGGATTGCACAA tTGAACCCATTATCGGAGGTCATGAGAAGGGCATCATGTCTGGCATTAGAGCTGGCTATGGAacctgctactgctactctgaAAAATGCTTCTGTGAGAAGGATGATATAGAGG AGGCCATGTGTGACGACGTCTGCAAAACCATCATTGCCACCGCGGTGCTGCTCTCCTTCATCGTCTCCATCCTCCTGTCCTCCTACTTCATCCATCGCTACCACAAGAACTCCCCCAAGCCCCCCATCGCCTCGGCTGAAATGACCTTCCGGCGGCCCGCACAGTCCTACCCCATCAGCTACTCTGCTAACAATGTGCGCCGTGGCTCGTTGGACTCTATGGAGAACCAAGTGGCCATTGACACCTTCAAAATACCT GAGGATCCCAAATGGGAATTTCCACGCAAAAACCTGGTGCTTGGTAAAACCTTAGGAGAAGGGGAATTTGGGAAGGTTGTCAAGGCGACTGCATTCCGGCTGAAAGGAAAGGCTGGCTACACCACAGTAGCTGTGAAAATGCTTAAAG ACCATGCCTCACACAGTGAACTGCGTGACCTCCTGTCCGAATTCACCTTACTGAAGCAAGTCAACCATCCACACGTCATCAAGATGTTCGGAGCTTGCAGCCAGGATG GTCCAATGTACCTGATTGTAGAATATGCCAAATTTGGGTCACTGCGCAACTTCCTGCGTGAGAGCCGAAAGGTAGGACCCAGCTACATGTCGGGCAACGATGCCAACCGCAACTCGAGCTACCTGGAGAACCCAGATGAGAGGGCACTCACCATGGGCGACCTGATCTCCTTCGCCTGGCAGATCTCCAGGGGTATGCAGTACCTGGCTGAAATGAAG CTTGTTCACAGGGACCTCGCTGCAAGAAATGTCCTAGTTGCAGAGGGGCGTAAGATGAAGATTTCAGACTTTGGTTTGTCCCGGGACGTGTATGAGGAAGACTCTTATGTGAAGAGGAGCAAG GGTCGAATCCCAGTGAAATGGATGGCAATAGAGTCCTTGTTTGATCACATTTACACAACACAAAGTGATGT CTGGTCCTTTGGTGTGCTGTTGTGGGAGATTGTGACACTGGGCGGAAACCCGTACCCAGGCATCGCCCCTGAACGCCTCTTTAACCTCCTCAAGACTGGCTACAGGATGGAGAAACCAGAGAACTGCACGGAAGAAAT GTATAATCTGATGCTTCGATGCTGGAAACAGGAGTCAGACAAAAGGCCCATATTCGCAGACATCAGTAAAGAACTGGAGAAGATGATGGTGAAAAACCGG GATTACCTGGACCTGGCGGCATCCACGCCAGCCGATGCCCTGCTGTACGACGACGCCCTCTCCGAAGAGGACACACCCCTAGTGGATTGTAATAACGCCCCTCTCCCACGAACCATTCCCTCCACATGGATTGAAAACAAGCTTTATGGTAGAATTTCCCATGCATTTACTCGATTTTAG